The window TAATTGATTTTTTAACTACATTGCATTTTACCATGACAAAATGTTTTTATGTATTGAGCAATGTTACAAACGTTGAATCATTATCAAATTGAGTAAGTTGAAACCTATTTTATATTTTGACCACATTGGTTAATGTTAACTTAGAAGCATGCTTATCTATAAATATAAATAAGCGGTCTACCCCAAGTTTACAATCTATTTAGATAGTATAATCACGGACGTTATTTTTAGTTTATCTTTTGATGCTGGCAAAAATAATAAAGACTGTCAATGCGTTAAAATAACTAAATATGGATTTAGAATAATGAAAAATAGATGCGCATTCACGGGTTTGGTAGAGTTAAAAGCCAATAATAAAACATAACCTAATGATGTTAAATAATTTTTATTTTTTTTGTGGATAACTGAAAATATCGTAAGTTTATTTGTTGGAGATTGTTCATCTTATTTTCACTGAAGCAAAGTAAGGCGATTCTTTCGTTAGTTATTGATAAGGAATGATCAGAGCTTTAATAGCAACAGAGTAAAATCATGGATAACGGCATTAGCGATATCCATGGAACATTATCTATGTCTATAAAACCTATTCTATATTGATTAAATGTCGTTTTTATATGTAGTGCAAAGTTGAAAGGATATTGACTCTTTTACACTGATTTAAATCAGTGAAGTATGTTATAAAAATCAAATGACCACTGGTTATAGAGATAACATCATCTTTATACAAGGAAGGTGGTTTTTAGCCAGTGCAGAATAATATAGACAGGTTTCCTGAGAGATACACTCGTGTTTTAATAAAAACGTTCGGCATTAGGCTTTGATTCTAAAGTTAATATCTTAATATGACGCTGTTTAGCTTATTGTTTTATTGCCTCTATAATTAACCCCGCATCGCCTAAACCGATCTAAACCTATTTAGTCCGGTAAAGTAAAACAGTATCGACACTATGCTGCTTAAGGTTTAAAAAACCAGTAGCGATTGGAAGAACAGCTTCATTTACAACAAAAAAAAGGGTTATCGTTTATCCTAGTTCGGTAGCTTACAGGCAGGGTATCTGGGGTCCAAGCAGGGATTGTGTTTTGATCAAAGCTCTATTTACAACTTGCTCGGATTACTTGATTTCTGATAAACCAGAGGCGTTCTGCTTCTTCTGGTTTGGTTAGTCTAATTTTCATAAATATTACTCTTAAGGGTAAATAAAATATCTTAACGACAAGAATACATCTTATTACTCGAAACCTAGAGTAGTTTATTTAAAAATTAAAAACCATTAATCACCAATACTCTCATCTTTTTGGGCGATAGCAGTAATCTAAACCGACGTTAAGATACTTATGGCAATAAAATAACAAATGGTCATTATCATAAAAAGGGCGCCTTATGAGAAAAAATAAAAAAAACGTATGTTTAATTTCAGTTTTACTCATCACATCGTTCTATGGCTATGCAAATCCAACGAATAATGAATGTGGTGTACCTGCATTAGCTAAATGTCCTCAGCCTATTGATAGGACTTATCCAAATGTCAAAGATATGCTGAAATGGGATCAAAATGAAAGGTTACTCGGTTTTCGTAATGACTATCGCGCGTATCCTGGGGATGTTTTTCATGCCGTTAATCCTAAGCCCTTGGAAAGAAAAATCCAACGTTTAGACGATGTGACTTACCAATTGAAAGGGATGACATATAACCTTGAAAATTACATAAAGCGTAATGATGTTACTGCGTTAATGGTTATCAAAAAAGGGAACGTTGTCTTTGAATATTATGGACGAGGTAACACTCCCCAAACATTATGGACGTCGCGCTCTGTTGGTAAATCCGTGGTTTCTACCCTAGTAGGGATTGCGCTACAGGAAGGCCGGATCACGTCATTAGATGATGCTATCGAAAAATATAATCCAAGTGTCAAAGGAACGGTTTGGGAAGGCGTGACTATAAGGCAATTACTGCAACACACCTCCGGGGTTGAATGGGGGGAGAATTATGAAAAAGCAAATTCAGATTTTGCCAAAATGACAGAGTGTGAAGCAAACCCAGAAATTTATGCATGCGTTCAACAATTAGTGCTAGACCCGAAACGGCAACGTTATGCAAAAGCAGGGGATGTGTGGCAATACAACTCAGGGGGAGCATGGTTATTAGGTGATACACTTGAAAAAGCAACAGGGGTATCCATTGCAGATTATCTTGAAAGTAAAATTTGGCAGCCTTTTGGGATGACTCGCGATGGGGTATGGCAAAGCTATCAGCTTGGTAAACATAATAGTGGCGCGCATGGTTTTAATGCCACATTAGAGGACTGGGGTAAGTTTGGGCTATTTTTTGCAGAAAATGGTGTATTAGCAGATGGTAAACAGACATTACCAGAAAATTGGTTAAATGAATCGAAATCATGGGTACAAGCGAAAAATTCTGTTAATGCAAGTTACCCTGAAGGTATTTATGGCTTTGAGTGGTGGAATAATAGTGTGCCACAAAACACGCAGAATGTAGAACCCAAAATGGGTTTAGATAGCAATAATACATTATGGGCTTTAGGTATTTTCGGACAAATTATTGTGGTTAATCCCAAAGAGCAGTTAGTGATAGTTCAATGGTCAACATGGCCTGTAGCGCATCCTGCTGATGATGGACAACCACTCGAAGCATCTCTAATGTTTAATGCAATCAATAACCAGTTAAATAAAATATTAAATTAAACATTTAATTTAATATCGAGATTATAACGGCCGTTCGTTACAGCGAGCGGCCGTTATATTTTATCATTTAATAAAGGAAACTTTTTATATTACTATTTTCTCTAAAGCTTAATATTCTCTGCCATTTTGTTTTTCTATTGAGTTATTCATAGGAATAAAAATAAGCAGTCGTGAATTAAATAAATTTTCAGCCTATTTTATCTTTAAACTATCCTTCTTAGAATTGGATATTAATGATTATCATGGGTAAATACAATAAAAACATGATGTTATCTTTTTTTGATAAGGTTTTTTTGAAGTGAAAAAGGCGTGGGAACTCTTATGTTTATTGGGTTTGATGTTTAAAAGTATAAATTAATTAAATGAATTCAATGATAGGTGGTTATTGATGCAATGACGGTGGAATAGAAAGATATGAATTTAATGGGTAACGGTAGATTGACGTTTTATTTACTATTTGTTGATCTTTCTGTATTGAAAATCAACGGTGCATCAACCAACTGAATAAATAAATTATCAAAGATAACCTATAAAAAATTTATAAATCTTTAAGTTTGTCCTATTGTGAATTATTCATAAAACATGATTTAGTAGCGGAGCAAGAACATCCTTGTATATATTAATTTGAAGGTGCTTATAATGAAAAGATTTTTAGCAGTAGCAACGCTATTGTCACTTGCTATTTCTGGTTCGGCATTAGCAGCAAATAATACAGTAAAAAGCGGGCAAGCCACTCCAACTGTTAAAGAGCAAAAAAGCAATAAAGTACATGCAGCAGGTAAAACCAAATCACACAATACCGTAGAAAAGAAAACGCCAACCACATCTGATAAGGGTTAATCTTCTTTCTTGTTAGAACCTTTTCAGTATCAGTGCCATGGGAAATAAGCTACCCGTGGCGCTGCATCTCTATGGTATACTGTTTTTTATTTATCAAACTATACCTGTTATGAACTATCAATGTCCTTTATGTTTTAACTTATTAACGCTGCAAAATAACAGTTGGCGATGTGAAAATAATCATCAGTTTGATTGTGCCAAAGAAGGTTACGTTAATTTGTTGCCAGTTCAACACAAACGTTCTAAAGATCCGGGCGATAGTGCAGAAATGATGCAAGCACGTCGAGAGTTTTTGAATGCTGGTCATTATGATGCAATGCGTCAATTGGTTGCAGATAAGCTCAA of the Providencia stuartii genome contains:
- a CDS encoding serine hydrolase domain-containing protein; this translates as MRKNKKNVCLISVLLITSFYGYANPTNNECGVPALAKCPQPIDRTYPNVKDMLKWDQNERLLGFRNDYRAYPGDVFHAVNPKPLERKIQRLDDVTYQLKGMTYNLENYIKRNDVTALMVIKKGNVVFEYYGRGNTPQTLWTSRSVGKSVVSTLVGIALQEGRITSLDDAIEKYNPSVKGTVWEGVTIRQLLQHTSGVEWGENYEKANSDFAKMTECEANPEIYACVQQLVLDPKRQRYAKAGDVWQYNSGGAWLLGDTLEKATGVSIADYLESKIWQPFGMTRDGVWQSYQLGKHNSGAHGFNATLEDWGKFGLFFAENGVLADGKQTLPENWLNESKSWVQAKNSVNASYPEGIYGFEWWNNSVPQNTQNVEPKMGLDSNNTLWALGIFGQIIVVNPKEQLVIVQWSTWPVAHPADDGQPLEASLMFNAINNQLNKILN